The Methanomassiliicoccus sp. genomic sequence TCGCAAGAAGCACCACGTGCACGATATTATTCACGAGTATGCGGACATCGTCCATTCATCCATGCACACCCACATCGACCACCGGTGCGTGGAGCAGGTGGTGCTGGACGGCCCTTCCATGGAGGTCCGCAAGTTGCTGGCCGAGCTGTCCGCGCAGAAGGACGTCAGAGTGACGGTAAGCGTGTTCTGAGCTGGTATGAGATCTTAAAGGGCATCGCGGTCGGCATAGTCGAAGTGGTGCCTTGCATTATTTTTGTTTAGAACAAGGAAAAAATAAGGAGTTGGGAAGAGGGGGCCGCCAGGCCCCGTTGGCTCACTTCTTCTTGTACCGGTACACGATGAAGCCGACCGCCAGCATGGCCACGACGACCACGCCGACGATGCCGAGCATCCAGCCGCTGTCGCCGCCGCTGGCGGCGCTCGAGGCCATGCTCATGGT encodes the following:
- a CDS encoding ribbon-helix-helix protein, CopG family, translating into MVISVSISAKELKDFEDMAKQTGYSSRSDAVRDALHRFVSGNNWINDLDGKVSCVVSVTYADRKKHHVHDIIHEYADIVHSSMHTHIDHRCVEQVVLDGPSMEVRKLLAELSAQKDVRVTVSVF